One genomic segment of Dethiosulfovibrio salsuginis includes these proteins:
- the rho gene encoding transcription termination factor Rho codes for MTQEINQEERKIELEENGVVSDSPKEEERKSPPRPRYSYGRLASFSLVDLKRIAKEEDLTGFSSLRKDDLIIAILEAQAKQMNTRFGGGTLEILPEGYGFLRPKGLLPSDGDIYVSASQIRRFGLRNGDVIWGMVRRPKEQEHYEALLRVEVVNFTDPEAAKRRPHFGQLTPIFPDQRLSLETESRRLSTRLIDLFSPIGKGQRSLIVSPPKAGKTTILKDLANAVTTNHPEIILMVLLIDERPEEVTDISRSVDGEIIASTFDRPAEEHMRVANLALEKAKRLVEAGKDVVLLLDSITRLARASNLTVPPSGRTLSGGMDPAALYFPKRFFGAARNIEEGGSLTIIGTALVDTGSRMDDVIYEEFKGTGNMEIHLSRKLAEQRMFPAVDIGRSGTRREDLLMSEEDLQKLWVLRRKLVNVDDGGALNLIMERLRKTASNVEFLQGIKSS; via the coding sequence ATGACCCAGGAAATAAATCAAGAGGAAAGAAAAATAGAGCTAGAAGAAAACGGGGTCGTCTCCGATTCTCCTAAGGAGGAAGAGAGAAAGTCTCCTCCTAGGCCTAGGTATTCCTACGGCCGACTGGCGTCCTTTAGCCTGGTGGATCTCAAGCGGATCGCCAAGGAGGAGGATCTTACAGGCTTTTCGTCTTTGCGGAAAGACGACCTCATAATCGCTATACTGGAAGCTCAGGCTAAGCAGATGAACACCCGGTTCGGTGGGGGAACCCTTGAGATTCTTCCCGAGGGCTACGGGTTTTTGAGGCCTAAGGGCCTTCTTCCCAGCGACGGCGATATATACGTCTCGGCGTCTCAGATCCGTCGTTTTGGGCTCAGAAACGGCGACGTCATATGGGGCATGGTCCGTCGCCCTAAGGAGCAGGAGCATTACGAGGCGTTGCTTCGGGTCGAGGTGGTAAACTTCACCGACCCAGAGGCCGCCAAACGCCGTCCCCATTTTGGGCAGTTAACCCCTATTTTCCCCGATCAGAGACTTTCACTGGAGACCGAGAGCCGTCGGCTCTCAACCCGATTGATAGACCTTTTTTCCCCTATAGGAAAGGGCCAGAGGTCTTTGATCGTGTCTCCCCCTAAGGCGGGTAAGACCACTATACTCAAGGATCTAGCCAACGCCGTTACCACCAATCATCCTGAGATAATTCTGATGGTCCTTCTCATAGACGAGAGACCTGAGGAGGTAACCGACATATCCCGATCGGTGGACGGCGAGATAATCGCCTCGACCTTCGATCGCCCTGCGGAAGAGCATATGAGGGTTGCCAACCTCGCCCTTGAGAAGGCAAAACGGCTTGTGGAGGCAGGAAAGGACGTGGTGCTCCTTCTCGACTCCATAACCCGTCTCGCCAGGGCCTCAAACCTCACGGTGCCCCCTTCGGGGAGGACCCTTTCGGGAGGTATGGACCCCGCAGCTCTTTATTTCCCTAAGAGGTTTTTCGGCGCTGCCAGAAACATAGAGGAAGGCGGAAGCCTTACAATAATAGGGACCGCCCTTGTGGATACCGGCAGTCGTATGGACGACGTTATCTACGAGGAGTTCAAAGGCACCGGTAATATGGAGATCCATCTGTCCAGAAAGCTGGCGGAGCAGAGGATGTTCCCTGCGGTGGATATAGGCCGTTCTGGCACCAGACGGGAGGATCTCCTCATGTCCGAGGAGGACCTTCAGAAGCTCTGGGTCCTTCGGCGGAAGCTGGTCAACGTCGACGACGGAGGGGCTCTCAACCTTATCATGGAACGGCTGAGAAAGACGGCTAGCAACGTGGAATTTTTGCAGGGTATTAAATCTTCCTGA
- a CDS encoding LysM peptidoglycan-binding domain-containing protein, with translation MSGRNSRSSWHTGFFMVVGLSICVGVFLAVSAGRQAESDGWGYSIDSDSGDGVPSGFVVVDMSSAFVAMRNNSGDPGPTGIGPLFSEPMYEEGDLILDEVLPDDPKRPSLLQRMDKGDREKRLTLVDIRDSSGTVSSSRKDQSPGKVDVLEGVTLDEVSVAWVEHTVRSGQTLFDLAKNAKVTQEQIAKANGLTNPDRLSLGQVLLIPNTPDDIDVTLDEVRRRKEERLAIENKLVPLETKTYTVKNGDSLWSIANEFNVTIDTLFGANDLRDPDRLKPGVTLKVPNQDGLFYKVKKGDNLGAISTRYSVDIDKIVEINGVDPKRLSIGQELFLPGASQVAVAQGSSRSSGRSTTASSRSSSSFRWPVVGRINSPFGWRRHPLSKRRSFHTGVDIKGARHTKIRAAKAGTVVHSGWMGAYGRVVVIKHDNKYSTLYAHCQQLYVRKGQKVSAGAVIASVGTSGRSTGPHLHFEVRVNNKPDNPLKYLR, from the coding sequence TTGAGCGGAAGAAACTCTAGGTCTTCGTGGCATACGGGCTTTTTTATGGTCGTAGGCCTGTCCATTTGTGTCGGCGTTTTTCTGGCCGTTTCCGCCGGTAGACAGGCGGAGTCGGACGGATGGGGATATTCGATCGATTCCGATTCTGGCGACGGGGTTCCCTCGGGCTTTGTCGTAGTTGATATGTCCAGTGCTTTTGTGGCCATGAGGAATAACTCCGGTGATCCCGGTCCCACCGGAATAGGCCCTCTGTTCTCCGAGCCTATGTACGAGGAGGGCGACCTGATCCTAGACGAGGTTTTGCCCGACGATCCTAAAAGGCCCTCCCTCCTCCAGAGGATGGATAAAGGGGACAGGGAGAAAAGGCTGACCCTGGTCGATATAAGGGATTCCAGTGGGACAGTCTCCTCCTCCCGGAAGGATCAGTCTCCAGGGAAGGTTGACGTTCTGGAGGGGGTTACCCTCGACGAGGTGTCGGTGGCCTGGGTGGAGCATACGGTCCGGTCCGGTCAGACCCTGTTCGACCTGGCAAAAAACGCCAAGGTAACTCAGGAGCAGATCGCCAAGGCAAACGGTTTGACCAATCCTGACAGACTTTCGCTCGGTCAGGTGCTCCTTATACCTAACACCCCTGACGATATAGACGTGACTCTTGACGAGGTTCGTCGTCGTAAGGAGGAGCGTTTGGCCATAGAGAACAAGCTGGTTCCTCTGGAGACAAAGACTTACACCGTGAAGAACGGAGACAGTCTATGGAGCATCGCCAACGAGTTTAACGTCACCATAGATACTCTCTTCGGTGCCAACGATCTGAGAGACCCCGATCGCCTGAAGCCCGGTGTAACCCTTAAGGTTCCTAACCAGGACGGCCTGTTCTATAAGGTCAAAAAGGGAGATAACCTAGGGGCTATCTCGACGAGATATTCGGTAGATATTGACAAAATAGTAGAGATCAACGGTGTCGATCCCAAGAGACTGTCCATAGGTCAGGAGCTTTTCCTCCCCGGCGCCAGCCAGGTGGCTGTGGCACAGGGCTCCTCCCGCTCTAGCGGAAGATCTACTACCGCATCGAGTCGGTCCAGCAGCTCCTTCCGTTGGCCTGTTGTCGGCCGTATTAACAGCCCCTTCGGGTGGAGAAGGCATCCCCTATCGAAGCGTCGATCTTTCCACACAGGGGTCGATATAAAAGGCGCCCGTCACACTAAGATAAGGGCCGCTAAGGCCGGTACTGTGGTCCACTCCGGCTGGATGGGAGCATACGGCCGGGTGGTGGTCATAAAGCACGATAACAAATACAGCACCCTCTACGCCCACTGTCAGCAGCTTTACGTCAGAAAGGGACAGAAGGTCTCCGCCGGTGCGGTAATAGCAAGCGTCGGTACCAGCGGTCGCTCTACCGGTCCTCACCTCCATTTCGAGGTCCGGGTGAATAATAAGCCGGATAATCCCCTCAAATATCTCCGTTGA
- a CDS encoding CTP synthase, protein MAKFVLVTGGVVSSLGKGITAASLGVLLKKRGFNVSIIKLDPYINVDAGTMNPFQHGEVFVTDDGAETDLDLGHYERFIDEDLSSANNLTTGKIYSRVIDRERKGGYLGGTVQVIPHVTDEIQQAVLRASEGVDVVIAEIGGTVGDIEGLPFLEAIRQLRNKVGRENILYCHVTLVPYIGAAGELKTKPTQHSVQELRKIGIQPDVIVCRSDRAVPQDMKEKIALFCNVSSDSIAEARDASTIYQVPFSLYDQGFDKLILGKLGLDAGPDPDLSDWRKVVDGFASPSGSVKVAMVGKYVGLKDAYLSVIEALYHAGIHNDVKIELIPIEAEDIETKGAEALLEGVDAILVPGGFGSRGIEGKIAAARYARENKVPYLGLCLGLQIAVMEFARNVCGLEGANSTEMDLFTAYPVIHLMEDQQGVVDLGGTMRLGAYRCDLVEGTKVRDAYGVDHVMERHRHRYEFNGAYRERFEGAGLKVAGVYSELNLVEVVELEDHPWYVGVQFHPEFKSRPVRPHPLFMGFIKAAL, encoded by the coding sequence ATGGCAAAGTTCGTCCTGGTGACAGGGGGAGTGGTTTCTTCTCTCGGAAAGGGTATCACCGCCGCTTCTCTCGGTGTATTGCTCAAAAAAAGGGGTTTCAATGTCTCCATAATCAAGCTGGACCCCTATATCAACGTGGACGCAGGGACTATGAACCCCTTCCAGCACGGCGAGGTTTTCGTAACCGACGACGGGGCGGAGACCGACCTGGACCTGGGGCACTACGAGAGGTTCATAGACGAGGACCTTTCCTCCGCCAACAACCTGACCACCGGAAAGATATACTCCAGGGTCATAGACAGGGAGAGGAAGGGAGGCTATCTCGGTGGGACGGTGCAGGTTATCCCTCACGTCACCGACGAGATCCAGCAGGCCGTTCTAAGGGCCTCCGAAGGGGTCGACGTGGTGATAGCCGAGATAGGTGGAACCGTAGGGGATATAGAGGGTTTGCCTTTTCTGGAGGCAATAAGGCAGCTTAGGAACAAAGTGGGCAGGGAGAACATCCTCTACTGTCACGTGACGCTGGTGCCCTATATAGGGGCGGCTGGAGAGCTGAAGACCAAGCCCACTCAGCACAGCGTTCAGGAGCTCAGAAAGATAGGTATCCAGCCGGACGTCATAGTCTGTCGGTCCGACAGGGCTGTCCCTCAGGACATGAAGGAAAAGATAGCCCTTTTCTGCAACGTGTCCTCCGATTCGATCGCCGAGGCCAGAGATGCGTCCACCATATATCAGGTTCCTTTCAGCCTTTACGACCAGGGATTCGATAAGCTGATCCTCGGTAAGCTCGGTCTCGACGCTGGCCCCGACCCCGATCTCTCCGACTGGAGGAAGGTGGTAGATGGTTTCGCCTCTCCCTCTGGCTCGGTAAAGGTGGCTATGGTCGGAAAATACGTAGGCCTTAAAGACGCCTATCTGAGCGTTATAGAGGCCCTTTACCACGCTGGGATACATAACGATGTTAAGATAGAACTTATACCGATAGAGGCGGAGGATATCGAGACGAAAGGGGCCGAGGCCCTTCTCGAGGGGGTAGACGCTATACTGGTCCCTGGAGGTTTTGGATCCCGAGGGATAGAGGGGAAGATAGCCGCCGCCAGATACGCCAGGGAGAACAAGGTTCCCTACCTGGGGCTATGTCTCGGTTTGCAGATCGCCGTTATGGAGTTCGCCAGAAACGTCTGCGGTCTGGAGGGCGCCAACAGCACCGAGATGGACCTGTTCACCGCCTATCCGGTTATCCACCTGATGGAGGATCAGCAGGGTGTGGTAGATCTCGGCGGTACTATGAGGTTAGGGGCCTACAGATGTGATCTCGTCGAGGGCACTAAGGTCAGAGACGCCTACGGGGTGGATCACGTTATGGAGCGTCACCGTCACCGTTACGAGTTTAACGGAGCGTACAGAGAGCGATTTGAGGGCGCAGGGCTTAAGGTAGCCGGTGTATATTCGGAGCTGAACCTGGTGGAGGTAGTGGAGCTTGAGGACCATCCCTGGTACGTGGGGGTTCAGTTCCATCCCGAGTTCAAGTCCCGCCCTGTGAGGCCTCACCCGCTTTTTATGGGGTTCATAAAGGCCGCTCTCTGA
- a CDS encoding LPS-assembly protein LptD, whose product MVERRVVGLAMALFVFLAGTPLWASDDSMATLDAEELVFDESRGVAVAEGGASLRYQGIRMYADTLEMDTNTNKVRASSPGSRGVTIISGGKVLKGRSAEFDISSNEGVLYETDVALPIEESESLVYLKGDRVEVATVASARVKGWLPKKTGKVSEDTTIGRWEGVTVTTCPQPHPHYRLRAKRLVLIPDQRVVVQSPQVYIGDHLLFTYPFDYPVDLQAHRRDSGASFMPKVGYDSDKGAGLGLSGPFMWEKGTLDITVMGWSRKGLEWGARVEQELRPWLRIYGETVWEYESSSDEKSYRPSWGFVAQSEGWTFNGRWTQREALKEELRAGTSYKTTLWRMPEMELSSPWWQISQGSPREYFRFKALWGRYEETGKGLPEIERLGLGGEIYGKIDSPVSTWEPFWRLSYTDFRYDVSAGEDRQKVTDATVGAVYRSPSGFEAGTAYVRRWVSGRSPFVLTKTDKSDAWDDYDDEELIYQKFGFSLSDSFRLELRGAYSLKKSTLDEMAYQLTYRKNCCYSWVLTYRDDRYEGDNWASLSFNLTAFPDNVVKFGDNELEDPFREPEGLPGR is encoded by the coding sequence GTGGTGGAACGTAGAGTAGTCGGATTGGCGATGGCCCTTTTCGTGTTTTTAGCGGGGACCCCTCTTTGGGCGTCCGACGATAGCATGGCCACTCTGGACGCCGAGGAGCTGGTCTTCGACGAATCCCGAGGTGTGGCTGTGGCCGAAGGGGGTGCGTCCCTACGGTATCAGGGTATAAGGATGTACGCCGATACCCTGGAGATGGACACCAACACCAACAAGGTCAGGGCCTCCTCTCCAGGATCTAGGGGGGTTACCATAATCTCCGGCGGGAAAGTCTTAAAGGGCCGTTCTGCGGAGTTCGATATATCCTCAAACGAGGGAGTTCTCTACGAGACCGACGTCGCCCTGCCTATCGAGGAGTCGGAGAGCTTGGTCTATCTGAAAGGCGATCGGGTGGAGGTGGCTACGGTGGCCTCCGCCAGGGTAAAGGGATGGCTTCCTAAAAAGACGGGGAAGGTCTCCGAGGATACCACCATCGGGCGGTGGGAGGGGGTCACTGTCACCACCTGTCCACAGCCTCATCCCCACTATAGGCTCAGGGCTAAAAGGCTGGTCCTGATACCCGACCAGAGGGTGGTGGTCCAGTCCCCTCAGGTCTACATAGGTGACCATCTGCTGTTTACCTATCCCTTCGATTACCCTGTTGACCTTCAGGCCCACAGAAGGGATTCCGGTGCCTCTTTTATGCCTAAAGTCGGTTATGACTCCGACAAAGGGGCGGGCCTAGGGCTCTCCGGTCCCTTTATGTGGGAGAAGGGGACTCTGGATATCACCGTTATGGGGTGGTCCAGAAAGGGCCTCGAGTGGGGTGCCAGGGTGGAGCAGGAGCTCCGTCCATGGCTAAGGATTTACGGCGAGACTGTCTGGGAGTACGAGTCCTCCTCCGACGAGAAGAGCTACAGGCCCTCCTGGGGCTTTGTGGCCCAGAGCGAAGGGTGGACCTTTAACGGCCGATGGACCCAGAGGGAGGCCCTCAAAGAGGAGCTTAGAGCTGGGACGTCCTACAAGACGACCTTATGGAGGATGCCCGAGATGGAGCTTTCGTCTCCCTGGTGGCAGATCTCTCAAGGCAGCCCTAGGGAGTATTTTCGGTTTAAGGCCCTTTGGGGCCGTTACGAGGAGACCGGCAAGGGATTGCCGGAGATAGAGAGACTGGGGCTAGGAGGGGAGATTTACGGCAAGATAGATTCTCCCGTCTCCACCTGGGAGCCTTTCTGGCGGCTCTCCTATACCGATTTCCGTTACGACGTCTCCGCAGGAGAGGACCGCCAGAAGGTGACCGACGCCACTGTAGGGGCGGTGTACCGCTCTCCGTCGGGATTTGAGGCGGGGACAGCCTACGTTCGGCGATGGGTGAGCGGTAGGTCCCCTTTCGTCCTGACAAAGACCGATAAGTCCGACGCATGGGACGATTACGACGACGAAGAGCTTATCTACCAGAAGTTCGGCTTTTCCCTGTCCGATAGCTTCCGTCTGGAGCTGAGAGGGGCCTATTCTCTGAAAAAAAGCACCTTAGACGAGATGGCCTATCAGCTGACTTACCGTAAAAACTGCTGTTACAGCTGGGTTCTGACCTACAGAGACGATAGGTACGAAGGGGATAACTGGGCGTCCTTGAGCTTTAACCTGACTGCCTTTCCCGATAACGTGGTCAAGTTCGGGGATAACGAGCTGGAGGATCCTTTCAGAGAGCCTGAAGGTCTTCCAGGAAGGTAA
- the greA gene encoding transcription elongation factor GreA — protein sequence MSDKATVNDGIDMTKEGYDRLYEELKYLRSEARYAVAQRIEEARSFGDLSENAEYAAAKDEQAKMESRIQRLETQLSKAKIIDSSTLDGSHVALGTAVTIEDSTLKKKFVYSLVGSEEADPKKNRISSASPVGQALMGKKVGDEIHVKVPNGIRKLHILDIQVV from the coding sequence TTGAGCGATAAAGCAACCGTTAACGACGGAATCGATATGACAAAAGAAGGATATGATCGGCTCTATGAGGAGCTGAAATACCTCAGGAGCGAAGCTCGCTACGCCGTCGCCCAGAGGATTGAGGAGGCCCGATCCTTCGGAGACCTCAGCGAAAACGCAGAATACGCCGCCGCCAAGGACGAGCAGGCGAAGATGGAGAGCAGAATCCAGAGGCTGGAGACCCAGCTCAGCAAGGCCAAAATAATAGACTCCTCCACCTTGGACGGCAGCCACGTAGCCCTTGGCACCGCGGTAACCATAGAGGACAGTACCCTGAAGAAGAAATTCGTCTACTCCCTTGTAGGGTCGGAAGAGGCGGATCCAAAGAAAAACAGGATATCCTCCGCCAGCCCCGTCGGCCAGGCACTTATGGGCAAAAAGGTAGGCGACGAGATCCACGTCAAAGTCCCTAACGGCATAAGAAAGCTCCACATACTGGACATACAGGTGGTATAG
- a CDS encoding ribonuclease J, translating to MNNTNQENSVSPVNKPKSRNRRRKKTAPASRPKEGTLRFIPLGGLGEIGKNMYLLEFGDDIMIIDCGLMFPDDEMLGIDFVIPDTSYLEANKSRIRGVFLTHGHEDHVGALPFVLPGLDVPLYGTKLTLGMASHRLSEARPDYKPKFMEIKAGDTVKAGCFSVSFIAVCHSIPDGVALAVETPLGTVVHTGDFKLDPTPVDGRVTDYNAFAELGKKGVLLMMSDSTNVEKEGFTQSESTISVTLERLFREHRTKRMVISSFSSNLHRIQQVVDAAGRFNRKVVFAGRSMLNNVDLARRLGYLKVEDDMMVPLQEIDKYPPNRIVLVTTGSQGETFSGLVLMSKGEHHRVKLGPKDVVAVFATPIPGNEKMVSNTVNRLFRCKCEVIYEKNSGTHVSGHASRDELKIMLSMVRPTYFVPVHGEYRMQVRHAQLASQVGVPSRNTFVMDNGDVLTITDKGAHAKSKVQAGAVLVDGLAFGELESSVMRERKVLAEEGVMVVSLTMDKRFKLLSDPTFESCGFMHLSDAENMRREFVDAVRHTVKKASTVKGVDLEVVENKVVSRCRELLRKYTGSSPKVIPMITVMDR from the coding sequence GTGAATAACACAAACCAAGAGAACAGCGTCTCTCCGGTCAACAAGCCGAAGAGCAGAAACAGAAGACGTAAAAAGACCGCACCTGCTTCCAGACCTAAAGAGGGCACCTTACGTTTCATCCCTCTAGGCGGCCTTGGGGAGATAGGGAAGAACATGTATCTCCTGGAGTTCGGAGACGATATCATGATAATAGACTGCGGTCTGATGTTTCCCGACGACGAGATGCTGGGGATCGATTTCGTCATTCCCGATACCTCCTACCTGGAGGCCAATAAATCCCGTATAAGAGGTGTTTTCCTGACCCACGGTCACGAGGATCACGTTGGAGCCCTGCCCTTTGTGCTTCCGGGGCTCGATGTCCCTCTCTACGGGACCAAGCTGACTTTAGGCATGGCCAGCCACAGGCTCTCCGAGGCTCGGCCGGACTATAAGCCTAAGTTTATGGAGATAAAGGCGGGAGATACGGTCAAGGCGGGCTGTTTTTCCGTGTCCTTTATAGCGGTGTGTCACTCGATCCCCGATGGGGTCGCCCTGGCGGTGGAGACCCCTCTTGGCACGGTGGTCCATACAGGAGACTTTAAGCTTGATCCTACCCCCGTAGACGGCAGGGTGACCGATTACAACGCCTTCGCCGAGCTCGGGAAAAAGGGCGTTCTGCTTATGATGTCCGACTCCACTAACGTGGAGAAAGAGGGCTTCACCCAGTCGGAGAGCACTATTTCCGTCACTTTAGAGAGGCTTTTCAGGGAGCATCGGACAAAGAGGATGGTTATATCCTCCTTTTCCAGCAACCTTCACCGAATACAGCAGGTGGTTGACGCCGCAGGGCGGTTCAACCGTAAAGTCGTCTTCGCCGGTAGGAGCATGCTCAACAACGTAGATCTGGCCAGGCGACTGGGATACCTGAAGGTCGAGGACGATATGATGGTTCCCCTTCAGGAGATAGACAAGTATCCCCCTAATCGTATAGTCCTGGTGACCACCGGAAGCCAGGGGGAGACCTTCTCCGGCCTCGTCCTTATGAGCAAAGGAGAGCACCACAGGGTCAAGCTTGGCCCTAAGGACGTGGTCGCCGTCTTCGCCACCCCTATACCGGGGAACGAAAAGATGGTTAGCAACACGGTGAACAGGCTTTTCCGCTGTAAGTGCGAGGTCATCTACGAGAAGAACTCCGGAACCCACGTCTCAGGCCATGCGTCGAGGGATGAGCTCAAGATCATGCTCTCTATGGTTCGGCCGACCTACTTCGTCCCGGTCCACGGGGAGTATCGAATGCAGGTTCGTCACGCCCAGCTGGCTTCACAGGTAGGTGTCCCGAGCAGAAATACTTTCGTCATGGATAACGGCGACGTGTTGACCATCACCGACAAAGGGGCTCACGCCAAGAGCAAGGTCCAGGCTGGAGCTGTTTTGGTGGATGGTTTGGCTTTCGGTGAGCTGGAGAGCAGCGTTATGAGGGAGAGAAAGGTGTTGGCCGAGGAGGGCGTCATGGTGGTCTCTCTGACTATGGATAAGAGATTTAAACTTCTCTCCGATCCGACATTCGAGAGCTGTGGCTTTATGCACCTAAGCGATGCGGAGAATATGAGACGGGAGTTCGTCGATGCGGTCAGACACACGGTGAAAAAGGCATCTACCGTGAAGGGAGTAGATCTGGAGGTAGTGGAGAACAAGGTGGTTTCCCGTTGCAGGGAACTTCTGAGAAAATATACCGGATCGAGCCCTAAGGTGATTCCGATGATAACGGTGATGGATAGATGA
- a CDS encoding undecaprenyl-diphosphate phosphatase, with translation MIQSIILGLLQGLTEFLPVSSSAHLALAQAFFGFSEPMLTFDIALHFATMIATMIYFREDLVNLGGQWFSGLVRPDSRKTPGWNIGWAMIAGTAITVALALPLKPLVERLSTSVFAGGVALLVTGGILCLASSMAPRTGAVRLFNALPMGLAQGLAVIPGISRSGATIVAGMISGLSPQEAFRLSFLMSLPAVLGATILELKDVSSAAMPSGWLVGMVASGVSGYFALKVLHKVVTLGRWRGFALYCVAVGLIAMFIGR, from the coding sequence ATGATCCAGTCGATTATTTTAGGCCTTTTGCAAGGATTGACCGAGTTTCTGCCGGTCAGTAGTTCCGCCCACCTTGCCCTGGCTCAGGCTTTTTTCGGTTTCTCCGAGCCTATGCTTACTTTCGATATCGCCCTTCACTTCGCCACTATGATAGCCACTATGATCTATTTCAGGGAGGATCTGGTTAACCTGGGAGGTCAGTGGTTTTCCGGTCTGGTCAGACCGGATAGCCGAAAGACTCCCGGATGGAATATCGGATGGGCTATGATAGCCGGTACGGCTATCACCGTCGCCTTGGCTCTACCTCTAAAGCCCCTGGTGGAGAGGCTATCCACCTCCGTTTTTGCGGGTGGAGTGGCTTTGCTGGTCACCGGTGGGATTCTCTGCCTGGCTTCTTCGATGGCCCCTAGGACCGGGGCGGTTCGGCTGTTTAACGCCCTTCCTATGGGCCTGGCCCAGGGGTTGGCGGTTATCCCCGGGATATCCCGGTCAGGGGCTACCATAGTGGCAGGGATGATTTCTGGCCTGTCACCTCAGGAGGCTTTCAGGCTTTCGTTCCTGATGTCCCTTCCTGCGGTGTTAGGGGCTACAATTCTGGAGCTGAAGGACGTTTCCTCGGCGGCTATGCCCTCCGGTTGGCTTGTCGGAATGGTTGCGTCCGGGGTCTCGGGGTACTTCGCCCTCAAGGTGCTTCACAAGGTCGTGACGCTGGGGAGATGGAGAGGTTTTGCCCTCTACTGTGTGGCCGTCGGCCTTATCGCCATGTTTATCGGGAGGTAA
- a CDS encoding Maf family protein, whose protein sequence is MRSVILASASPRRRELLSLLGWPFSVKVSSIEEVIAPSESPQGAVVRLATEKARSVHSASEDMVIAADTVVVLDGTILGKPSSQDEAFDMVKSLAGRSHLVMTGVAVAQGNRVVSDVEITSVSFRELDDDGIKAYVETGEGMDKAGAYGIQGLGALLVSRIEGDYFNVVGLPLHRLSIMVGAFGCSLDSQWGVDL, encoded by the coding sequence TTGCGCTCGGTTATTCTTGCTTCCGCCAGCCCCAGGAGGAGAGAGCTTCTCTCCCTCCTCGGCTGGCCTTTTTCCGTTAAGGTTTCGTCGATCGAGGAGGTAATAGCTCCCTCCGAATCCCCTCAGGGTGCGGTGGTTAGGCTGGCGACGGAGAAGGCGCGCTCTGTCCACTCCGCCTCCGAGGATATGGTTATCGCCGCCGATACGGTGGTGGTATTGGATGGGACGATTTTGGGCAAGCCTTCGTCCCAAGATGAGGCTTTTGATATGGTCAAGTCTCTCGCCGGTAGGAGCCATCTGGTTATGACCGGAGTCGCCGTCGCCCAGGGAAACAGAGTGGTCTCCGATGTGGAGATAACCTCTGTGTCCTTCCGTGAGCTCGACGACGATGGTATAAAGGCTTACGTGGAGACCGGGGAGGGCATGGATAAGGCCGGTGCCTACGGTATTCAGGGCTTAGGGGCCCTCCTGGTCAGCCGAATAGAGGGAGACTATTTTAACGTCGTAGGGCTCCCTCTCCACAGGCTTTCGATTATGGTGGGGGCTTTCGGCTGCTCCCTTGATTCTCAGTGGGGGGTCGATTTATGA